One window from the genome of Oncorhynchus gorbuscha isolate QuinsamMale2020 ecotype Even-year linkage group LG14, OgorEven_v1.0, whole genome shotgun sequence encodes:
- the klhdc10 gene encoding kelch domain-containing protein 10 isoform X1 codes for MSAAEGNRSSEQLNKFEKLTVRPPVRVAGLHMPPARSGHRCVADNTNLYVFGGYNPDYDESGGQENEDYPLFRELWRYHFATGTWQQIRTEGYMPTELASMSAVLHGNNLLVFGGTGIPFGENNGNDVHVCNVKYKRWSLLNCRGKKPNRIYGQAMAIINSFLYVFGGTTGYIYSTDLHRLDLNTREWIHLKPNNPPDDLPEERYRHEIAHDRQRIYILGGGTSWTSYPLDKIHAYNLETNSWEEISTKPHDKIGYPAPRRCHSCVQIRNDVFLCGGYNGEVIVADLWKINLQTFQWTKLPAVMPEPAYFHCAAVTPAGCMYIHGGVVNIHENKRTGSLFKIWLAVPSLLELCWERLLKAHPQLAQLPTMQLLHLGLTQELIERLK; via the exons ATGTCGGCCGCAGAAGGCAATCGCAGTTCGGAACAACTGAATAAATTCGAGAAACTGACAGTGAGGCCTCCAGTCAGAGTAGCAG GTCTCCATATGCCCCCAGCTCGGAGCGGGCATCGCTGCGTGGCAGACAACACCAACCTGTACGTGTTCGGGGGGTACAACCCGGACTATGATGAGTCGGGCGGCCAGGAGAACGAGGACTACCCGCTGTTCAGGGAGCTGTGGAGGTACCACTTTGCCACGGGCACTTGGCAGCAGATCCGTACAGAGGGCTACATGCCCACCGAGCTGGCCTCCATGTCAG CTGTTTTACATGGAAACAATCTGCTGGTGTTCGGTGGCACTGGGATTCCCTTTGGGGAAAACAACGGGAATGACGTCCACGTCTGCAACGTCAAGTACAAGCGGTGGTCGCTGCTCAACTGCCGAGGGAAGAAGCCCAACCGAATCTACGGACAG GCGATGGCCATCATTAACAGCTTCCTGTATGTGTTTGGGGGTACGACGGGTTACATCTACAGCACAGACCTGCACAGACTGGACCTGAACACCAGAGAGTGGATCCACCTCAAACCCAACAACCCACCAGACGACCTGCCTGAGGAACG GTACAGACATGAAATAGCACACGACCGTCAGAGGATATACATCCTGGGAGGAGGGACTTCCTGGACCTCCTATCCTCTGGACAAG ATACATGCGTACAACCTGGAGACAAATTCCTGGGAGGAGATATCAACCAAGCCTCATGATAAAATAG GGTACCCTGCTCCCAGGAGATGTCACAGCTGTGTGCAGATACGGAACG ATGTGTTTCTATGTGGAGGTTACAACGGTGAAGTCATTGTGGCTGATCTGTGGAAGATCAACCTGCAGACATTCCAGTGGACCAAGCTCCCAGCAGTGATGCCTGAGCCAGCCTATTTCCACTGTGCTGCTGTGACCCCG GCTGGCTGCATGTACATCCACGGTGGTGTGGTGAACATCCACGAGAACAAGCGGACTGGCTCCCTGTTTAAGATCTGGCTGGCAGTGCCCAGCCTACTGGAGCTGTGCTGGGAGCGTCTGCTCAAGGCCCACCCCCAGCTGGCTCAGTTACCCACCATGCAGCTCCTCCACCTGGGCCTCACACAGGAACTCATCGA
- the klhdc10 gene encoding kelch domain-containing protein 10 isoform X2: MPPARSGHRCVADNTNLYVFGGYNPDYDESGGQENEDYPLFRELWRYHFATGTWQQIRTEGYMPTELASMSAVLHGNNLLVFGGTGIPFGENNGNDVHVCNVKYKRWSLLNCRGKKPNRIYGQAMAIINSFLYVFGGTTGYIYSTDLHRLDLNTREWIHLKPNNPPDDLPEERYRHEIAHDRQRIYILGGGTSWTSYPLDKIHAYNLETNSWEEISTKPHDKIGYPAPRRCHSCVQIRNDVFLCGGYNGEVIVADLWKINLQTFQWTKLPAVMPEPAYFHCAAVTPAGCMYIHGGVVNIHENKRTGSLFKIWLAVPSLLELCWERLLKAHPQLAQLPTMQLLHLGLTQELIERLK; this comes from the exons ATGCCCCCAGCTCGGAGCGGGCATCGCTGCGTGGCAGACAACACCAACCTGTACGTGTTCGGGGGGTACAACCCGGACTATGATGAGTCGGGCGGCCAGGAGAACGAGGACTACCCGCTGTTCAGGGAGCTGTGGAGGTACCACTTTGCCACGGGCACTTGGCAGCAGATCCGTACAGAGGGCTACATGCCCACCGAGCTGGCCTCCATGTCAG CTGTTTTACATGGAAACAATCTGCTGGTGTTCGGTGGCACTGGGATTCCCTTTGGGGAAAACAACGGGAATGACGTCCACGTCTGCAACGTCAAGTACAAGCGGTGGTCGCTGCTCAACTGCCGAGGGAAGAAGCCCAACCGAATCTACGGACAG GCGATGGCCATCATTAACAGCTTCCTGTATGTGTTTGGGGGTACGACGGGTTACATCTACAGCACAGACCTGCACAGACTGGACCTGAACACCAGAGAGTGGATCCACCTCAAACCCAACAACCCACCAGACGACCTGCCTGAGGAACG GTACAGACATGAAATAGCACACGACCGTCAGAGGATATACATCCTGGGAGGAGGGACTTCCTGGACCTCCTATCCTCTGGACAAG ATACATGCGTACAACCTGGAGACAAATTCCTGGGAGGAGATATCAACCAAGCCTCATGATAAAATAG GGTACCCTGCTCCCAGGAGATGTCACAGCTGTGTGCAGATACGGAACG ATGTGTTTCTATGTGGAGGTTACAACGGTGAAGTCATTGTGGCTGATCTGTGGAAGATCAACCTGCAGACATTCCAGTGGACCAAGCTCCCAGCAGTGATGCCTGAGCCAGCCTATTTCCACTGTGCTGCTGTGACCCCG GCTGGCTGCATGTACATCCACGGTGGTGTGGTGAACATCCACGAGAACAAGCGGACTGGCTCCCTGTTTAAGATCTGGCTGGCAGTGCCCAGCCTACTGGAGCTGTGCTGGGAGCGTCTGCTCAAGGCCCACCCCCAGCTGGCTCAGTTACCCACCATGCAGCTCCTCCACCTGGGCCTCACACAGGAACTCATCGA